The following proteins are encoded in a genomic region of Grus americana isolate bGruAme1 chromosome 5, bGruAme1.mat, whole genome shotgun sequence:
- the LOC129207334 gene encoding ras-related and estrogen-regulated growth inhibitor-like produces the protein MSFPRPLRRSVSLSPARTLRLVVLGQGAVGKTAMTVRFITRRFIGDYDPTLEMIYRHMAVIDGEVVHFEILDTAGQEEDSLQIEEKIKWGDGFAVVYSVTDRCSFDEVMRLCFLINHIHSSPKRSSGSEQPPVVIVGNKKDLQFDRMVSTEDGENLSKALKLPFYEISTRDSYEDTVVVFNTLYQELMRQGHFSPGSFKRRTVSKLMEKIPKMQASSTLNSAGRSLSFNSFRDYIPE, from the exons ATGAGCTTCCCGCGGCCCCTGCGCCGCTCCGTGAGCCTCAGCCCGGCCCGAACCCTGCGCCTCGTCGTGCTGGGGCAGGGCGCCGTGGGCAAGACAG CAATGACAGTAAGATTCATCACCAGGAGATTCATTGGAGACTACGACCCGACCCTAG AAATGATTTACAGACACATGGCTGTCATCGACGGGGAGGTGGTGCACTTCGAGATCCTCGATACAGCGGGACAG GAGGAGGACTCCCTGCAGATCGAGGAGAAGATCAAATGGGGCGACGGCTTCGCTGTGGTCTACTCGGTGACGGACAGGTGCAGCTTTGATGAGGTCATGCGGCTGTGTTTCCTCATCAACCACATCCACTCGAGCCCCAAGCGGAGCAGCGGGAGCGAGCAGCCCCCCGTGGTCATCGTGGGCAACAAGAAGGACTTGCAGTTCGACAGGATGGTGTCCACGGAGGACGGCGAAAACCTCTCCAAAGCCTTGAAGCTTCCTTTCTACGAGATCTCCACCCGGGACAGCTACGAAGACACCGTGGTGGTGTTCAACACCCTCTACCAGGAGCTCATGAGACAGGGGCACTTCTCCCCGGGCTCCTTCAAGAGGAGGACAGTGTCGAAGCTGATGGAGAAGATCCCCAAGATGCAAGCCAGCTCCACCTTGAACTCAGCAGGCAGGAGCCTCAGCTTTAACTCCTTCCGGGACTACATCCCCGAGTGA
- the LOC129207333 gene encoding SITS-binding protein-like isoform X2, translating to MPLARPTGQIPDAAWTSGFREMTEPWKGAVGCLGVAVFFAMTIGIISWQALEQSPEEWVLRGRAGGMLWERRRGALLLRALPAGRMVAVITVGGVPAAEPPPPRDRCWHDGGQFCYAWEEDAELRLSLEPPPAPATECYGVRWTPLRPDVMLKDCFSMANVSWYGGASIRAQRWPLNGAESPAQPFVSGNFGKNPAGYGPVVERYFLGSTGVTVTVAPDVPLFLSLESNRHFCLGTPAGRAAVPLRYLLCVSPDVAAAHRHVGSQLAGPARALPDTALLGSPIWRYYGPTGSAAKIKRGLQALGKRLKRHRLQEGILALGEHCTAVLAAAVPLLTTWKGRLCARLNVTSEAALSWYLARARGLRQALGAAYMVFEGAEGNAFLEQAVPPPAELAGDRYAAALAAALATLGNATVISAGARSSHLPLFVQMSPLRSDWSHAGLKGVIPSVLHYSLLGYNFFIPDAVGGSLAGDAPGDPELYVRWLQIVTFLPVMAFSTPPWLCCEPWVLNLTRQCIQRHRDFVVPLIVKYSEEWLRLGYPIFRPAWWLSPTDPTAFIVEDEFLIGDEVLIAPITEKGQTWRDIYLPGAGHLWMDTNTARVFDGGTVLRNYSVSLAEVPVFVKTS from the exons ATGCCACTCGCCCGCCCCACCGGCCAAATCCCCGACGCCGCTTGGACGTCGGGCTTCAGGGAGATGACGGAGCCCTGGAAAGGTGCCGTCGGCTGCCTCGGCGTGGCCGTCTTCTTCGCCATGACCATCGGCATCATCTCCTGGCAGGCGCTGGAGCAGTCGCCGGAGGAGTGGGTGCTGCGGGGCCGTGCCGGTGGGATGCTGTGGGAGCGCCGGCGGGGTGCCCTGCTCCTgcgggcgctgccggcgggGCGGATGGTGGCGGTGATCACGGTGGGCGGCGTGCCGGCCGCCGAGCCGCCTCCGCCACGGGACCGCTGCTGGCACGACGGCGGGCAGTTCTGCTACGCCTGGGAGGAGGACGCCGAGCTCCGGCTCTCCCTCGagcccccgccagcccccgcCACCGAGTGCTACGGCGTCCGCTGGACCCCGCTGCGCCCCGACGTGATGCTGAAG GATTGCTTCTCCATGGCCAACGTCTCCTGGTACGGAGGGGCGAGCATCCGCGCCCAGCGCTGGCCGCTCAACGGCGCCGAGAGCCCCGCGCAGCCCTTCGTTAGCGGCAACTTTGGCAAAAACCCCGCCGGCTACGGGCCCGTTGTGGAGAGATACTTCCTAGGCTCGACAG GAGTGACGGTGACAGTGGCACCCGACGTGCCCCTCTTCCTCTCGCTGGAGAGCAACAGGCACTTCTGCCTGGGAACGCCGGCAGGCAGAGCCGCGGTGCCCCTGCGCTACCTCCTCTGCGTCAGCCCGGACGTCGCGGCCGCCCACCGGCACGTGGGCAGCCAGCTCGCGGGGCCGGCACGGGCGCTGCCGGATACGGCGCTCCTGGG GTCTCCCATCTGGCGATATTACGGCCCAACGGGTTCGGCTGCCAAAATAAAACGAGGTTTGCAGGCGCTGGGCAAGAGATTGAAGCGGCATCGCCTTCAGGAGGGGATCCTGGCCCTGGGGGAGCACTGCACCGCCGTCCTCGCCGCCGCG GTCCCGCTGCTGACCACGTGGAAGGGGCGGCTTTGCGCCCGCCTGAACGTCACCAGCGAGGCAGCGCTGAGCTGGTACCTGGCACGCGCCCGAGGGCTGCGGCAGGCGCTGGGGGCCGCGTACATGGTCTTCGAGGGTGCCGAGGGCAACGCCTTCCTGGAGCAAGCTGTCCCACCTCCCGCCGAGCTGGCGGGCGACCGATATGCCGCGGCGCTGGCGGCGGCGCTGGCGACGCTGGGAAACGCCACCGTCATCAGCGCCGGTGCCAG ATCCAGTCATCTACCGCTCTTCGTCCAGATGAGCCCGCTGCGCTCGGACTGGAGCCACGCTGGTCTGAAGGGGGTTATTCCCTCCGTGCTGCACTACAGCCTCCTGGGCTACAACTTCTTCATCCCCGATGCAGTAG GAGGGAGCCTGGCTGGTGATGCCCCAGGGGACCCGGAGCTCTATGTGCGGTGGCTGCAGATCGTGACGTTCCTCCCCGTGATGGCCTTCAGCACGCCGCCCTGGCTCTGCTGCGAACCCTGG GTGCTGAATCTTACCCGGCAATGTATACAGAGGCACCGGGACTTTGTTGTGCCGCTCATCGTCAAATACAGCGAGGAATGGCTACGTTTGGGGTACCCCATCTTCCGGCCGGCGTGGTGGCTCAGTCCCACAGATCCAACAGCTTTTATCGTAGAGGATGAGTTTCTCATCGGAGACGAG gTCCTGATTGCCCCAATAACAGAAAAAGGGCAAACGTGGAGAGATATCTacctgcctggagcagggcaCCTATGGATGGACACCAACACTGCCCGCGTCTTTGACGGAGGCACCGTCCTCAGGAATTACTCCGTCAGCCTTGCAGAGGTGCCGGTTTTTGTAAAAACCTCCTAA
- the LOC129207333 gene encoding SITS-binding protein-like isoform X1 translates to MPLARPTGQIPDAAWTSGFREMTEPWKGAVGCLGVAVFFAMTIGIISWQALEQSPEEWVLRGRAGGMLWERRRGALLLRALPAGRMVAVITVGGVPAAEPPPPRDRCWHDGGQFCYAWEEDAELRLSLEPPPAPATECYGVRWTPLRPDVMLKDCFSMANVSWYGGASIRAQRWPLNGAESPAQPFVSGNFGKNPAGYGPVVERYFLGSTGVTVTVAPDVPLFLSLESNRHFCLGTPAGRAAVPLRYLLCVSPDVAAAHRHVGSQLAGPARALPDTALLGSPIWRYYGPTGSAAKIKRGLQALGKRLKRHRLQEGILALGEHCTAVLAAADQVPSAQRKRQGSARAWDPSLIEPLQLSVTLSPYASIASPLFLRSLQDGQAASYWLSLQPRFGGCSVPLLTTWKGRLCARLNVTSEAALSWYLARARGLRQALGAAYMVFEGAEGNAFLEQAVPPPAELAGDRYAAALAAALATLGNATVISAGARSSHLPLFVQMSPLRSDWSHAGLKGVIPSVLHYSLLGYNFFIPDAVGGSLAGDAPGDPELYVRWLQIVTFLPVMAFSTPPWLCCEPWVLNLTRQCIQRHRDFVVPLIVKYSEEWLRLGYPIFRPAWWLSPTDPTAFIVEDEFLIGDEVLIAPITEKGQTWRDIYLPGAGHLWMDTNTARVFDGGTVLRNYSVSLAEVPVFVKTS, encoded by the exons ATGCCACTCGCCCGCCCCACCGGCCAAATCCCCGACGCCGCTTGGACGTCGGGCTTCAGGGAGATGACGGAGCCCTGGAAAGGTGCCGTCGGCTGCCTCGGCGTGGCCGTCTTCTTCGCCATGACCATCGGCATCATCTCCTGGCAGGCGCTGGAGCAGTCGCCGGAGGAGTGGGTGCTGCGGGGCCGTGCCGGTGGGATGCTGTGGGAGCGCCGGCGGGGTGCCCTGCTCCTgcgggcgctgccggcgggGCGGATGGTGGCGGTGATCACGGTGGGCGGCGTGCCGGCCGCCGAGCCGCCTCCGCCACGGGACCGCTGCTGGCACGACGGCGGGCAGTTCTGCTACGCCTGGGAGGAGGACGCCGAGCTCCGGCTCTCCCTCGagcccccgccagcccccgcCACCGAGTGCTACGGCGTCCGCTGGACCCCGCTGCGCCCCGACGTGATGCTGAAG GATTGCTTCTCCATGGCCAACGTCTCCTGGTACGGAGGGGCGAGCATCCGCGCCCAGCGCTGGCCGCTCAACGGCGCCGAGAGCCCCGCGCAGCCCTTCGTTAGCGGCAACTTTGGCAAAAACCCCGCCGGCTACGGGCCCGTTGTGGAGAGATACTTCCTAGGCTCGACAG GAGTGACGGTGACAGTGGCACCCGACGTGCCCCTCTTCCTCTCGCTGGAGAGCAACAGGCACTTCTGCCTGGGAACGCCGGCAGGCAGAGCCGCGGTGCCCCTGCGCTACCTCCTCTGCGTCAGCCCGGACGTCGCGGCCGCCCACCGGCACGTGGGCAGCCAGCTCGCGGGGCCGGCACGGGCGCTGCCGGATACGGCGCTCCTGGG GTCTCCCATCTGGCGATATTACGGCCCAACGGGTTCGGCTGCCAAAATAAAACGAGGTTTGCAGGCGCTGGGCAAGAGATTGAAGCGGCATCGCCTTCAGGAGGGGATCCTGGCCCTGGGGGAGCACTGCACCGCCGTCCTCGCCGCCGCG gACCAGGTGCCCTCGGCACAGAGGAagaggcagggctctgcccgcGCCTGGGACCCTTCCCTGATCGAACCGCTGCAGCTCTCCGTCACGCTGTCCCCGTACGCCAGCATCGCCTCCCCGCTCTTCCTGCGCTCGCTGCAGGACGGCCAGGCGGCGAGCTACTGGCTGAGCCTGCAGCCCCGATTCGGGGGCTGCTCG GTCCCGCTGCTGACCACGTGGAAGGGGCGGCTTTGCGCCCGCCTGAACGTCACCAGCGAGGCAGCGCTGAGCTGGTACCTGGCACGCGCCCGAGGGCTGCGGCAGGCGCTGGGGGCCGCGTACATGGTCTTCGAGGGTGCCGAGGGCAACGCCTTCCTGGAGCAAGCTGTCCCACCTCCCGCCGAGCTGGCGGGCGACCGATATGCCGCGGCGCTGGCGGCGGCGCTGGCGACGCTGGGAAACGCCACCGTCATCAGCGCCGGTGCCAG ATCCAGTCATCTACCGCTCTTCGTCCAGATGAGCCCGCTGCGCTCGGACTGGAGCCACGCTGGTCTGAAGGGGGTTATTCCCTCCGTGCTGCACTACAGCCTCCTGGGCTACAACTTCTTCATCCCCGATGCAGTAG GAGGGAGCCTGGCTGGTGATGCCCCAGGGGACCCGGAGCTCTATGTGCGGTGGCTGCAGATCGTGACGTTCCTCCCCGTGATGGCCTTCAGCACGCCGCCCTGGCTCTGCTGCGAACCCTGG GTGCTGAATCTTACCCGGCAATGTATACAGAGGCACCGGGACTTTGTTGTGCCGCTCATCGTCAAATACAGCGAGGAATGGCTACGTTTGGGGTACCCCATCTTCCGGCCGGCGTGGTGGCTCAGTCCCACAGATCCAACAGCTTTTATCGTAGAGGATGAGTTTCTCATCGGAGACGAG gTCCTGATTGCCCCAATAACAGAAAAAGGGCAAACGTGGAGAGATATCTacctgcctggagcagggcaCCTATGGATGGACACCAACACTGCCCGCGTCTTTGACGGAGGCACCGTCCTCAGGAATTACTCCGTCAGCCTTGCAGAGGTGCCGGTTTTTGTAAAAACCTCCTAA